In Phycodurus eques isolate BA_2022a chromosome 10, UOR_Pequ_1.1, whole genome shotgun sequence, a genomic segment contains:
- the LOC133408587 gene encoding phosphatidylinositol 5-phosphate 4-kinase type-2 gamma-like isoform X1: MSSPSAARVPHKRKTKMKHFVQQKVEVFRAGEPVSSVLMWGVNHSINDLSQVPVPVMLLPDDFRASTKVKVNHHLFNKENLPGQFKFKEYCPQVFRNLRERFGIEDQDYQVSLARSPPLKDGEGTCEGLLLASYDRTLVVKEISSEEVAEMHNILSEYHQHVVTCHGSTLLPQFLAMYRVTVESEDTYMLVMRNMFSHRLQVHRKYDLKGSLVSREATFKEKVKELPTYKDIDFMNNLQKIYVCDQEKENVTDKLNRDLEFLVRMRIMDYSLLLGIHDVERAEREEKELELELSDGEEEQDESSQSVVPGSTSPEGIAGYMNSFKPMGPGEFDPYVDVYAIESALGAPRREVYFMGLIDVLTQYDTKKKAAHAAKAVKRGAGAEISTVHPEQYATRFREFIAKIFA; the protein is encoded by the exons ATGTCCTCTCCGAGCGCAGCACGCGTCCCACACAAGAGGAAGACCAAGATGAAGCACTTCGTGCAGCAGAAAGTGGAGGTGTTCCGCGCCGGGGAGCCCGTGTCGAGTGTGCTCATGTGGGGAGTCAATCACTCG ATCAACGACCTGAGCCAGGTGCCCGTGCCTGTCATGTTGCTTCCAGATGACTTCCGAGCCAGTACCAAGGTCAAAGTCAACCACCACCTCTTCAACAA AGAGAATCTCCCAGGACAATTTAAATTCAAAGAGTATTGTCCGCAAGTCTTCAGGAACCTACGTGAGCGCTTTGGCATTGAGGACCAGGATTACCAg GTGTCTCTGGCTCGCAGTCCGCCGCTCAAAGACGGAGAGGGAACATGTGAGGGCCTGCTGCTTGCGTCATATGACCGCACTTTGGTGGTCAAAGAAATCTCCAGTgaggaggtggcggaaatgcaCAACATCCTTTCTGAGTATCACCAG CATGTTGTCACCTGTCACGGTTCTACACTGCTCCCTCAGTTCCTGGCCATGTACAGAGTCACAGTGGAGAGTGAGGACACCTACATGTTGGTCATGAGGAACATGTTCAGTCACAGACTACAAGTACACAGGAAGTATGACCTCAAG GGCTCCCTGGTGTCTCGAGAAGCAACTTTTAAAGAGAAG GTCAAGGAGCTTCCCACCTATAAGGACATAGACTTCATGAACAACCTGCAAAAGATTTACGTGTGTGACCAGGAGAAGGAGAACGTCACGGACAAACTTAACAGAGATCTTGAG TTCCTGGTGCGTATGAGGATTATGGACTACAGCCTCCTGCTTGGTATCCATGATGTGGAGAGGGCTGAGAGGGAGGAGAAGGAACTGGAGTTGGAGTTGTCTGATGGCGAAGAAGAGCAAGATGAAAGCAGCCAATCTGTGGTTCCAGGCTCCACCTCACCTGAAGGCATAGCTGGCTACATGAACTCCTTCAAGCCCATGGGCCCTGGGGAGTTCGACCCTTACGTGGATGTGTACGCTATCGAGAGCGCTTTAG GCGCACCGCGGAGGGAAGTGTATTTCATGGGTCTGATTGATGTGCTTACGCAGTACGACACCAAGAAGAAAGCGGCTCATGCTGCCAAGGCTGTCAAACGCGGG GCAGGAGCAGAAATCTCGACAGTTCATCCAGAGCAGTATGCCACGCGTTTCAGGGAGTTCATCGCTAAGATATTTGCCTAG
- the LOC133408587 gene encoding phosphatidylinositol 5-phosphate 4-kinase type-2 gamma-like isoform X2: MSSPSAARVPHKRKTKMKHFVQQKVEVFRAGEPVSSVLMWGVNHSINDLSQVPVPVMLLPDDFRASTKVKVNHHLFNKENLPGQFKFKEYCPQVFRNLRERFGIEDQDYQVSLARSPPLKDGEGTCEGLLLASYDRTLVVKEISSEEVAEMHNILSEYHQHVVTCHGSTLLPQFLAMYRVTVESEDTYMLVMRNMFSHRLQVHRKYDLKGSLVSREATFKEKVKELPTYKDIDFMNNLQKIYVCDQEKENVTDKLNRDLEFLVRMRIMDYSLLLGIHDVERAEREEKELELELSDGEEEQDESSQSVVPGSTSPEGIAGYMNSFKPMGPGEFDPYVDVYAIESALVRHQEESGSCCQGCQTRGRSRNLDSSSRAVCHAFQGVHR, translated from the exons ATGTCCTCTCCGAGCGCAGCACGCGTCCCACACAAGAGGAAGACCAAGATGAAGCACTTCGTGCAGCAGAAAGTGGAGGTGTTCCGCGCCGGGGAGCCCGTGTCGAGTGTGCTCATGTGGGGAGTCAATCACTCG ATCAACGACCTGAGCCAGGTGCCCGTGCCTGTCATGTTGCTTCCAGATGACTTCCGAGCCAGTACCAAGGTCAAAGTCAACCACCACCTCTTCAACAA AGAGAATCTCCCAGGACAATTTAAATTCAAAGAGTATTGTCCGCAAGTCTTCAGGAACCTACGTGAGCGCTTTGGCATTGAGGACCAGGATTACCAg GTGTCTCTGGCTCGCAGTCCGCCGCTCAAAGACGGAGAGGGAACATGTGAGGGCCTGCTGCTTGCGTCATATGACCGCACTTTGGTGGTCAAAGAAATCTCCAGTgaggaggtggcggaaatgcaCAACATCCTTTCTGAGTATCACCAG CATGTTGTCACCTGTCACGGTTCTACACTGCTCCCTCAGTTCCTGGCCATGTACAGAGTCACAGTGGAGAGTGAGGACACCTACATGTTGGTCATGAGGAACATGTTCAGTCACAGACTACAAGTACACAGGAAGTATGACCTCAAG GGCTCCCTGGTGTCTCGAGAAGCAACTTTTAAAGAGAAG GTCAAGGAGCTTCCCACCTATAAGGACATAGACTTCATGAACAACCTGCAAAAGATTTACGTGTGTGACCAGGAGAAGGAGAACGTCACGGACAAACTTAACAGAGATCTTGAG TTCCTGGTGCGTATGAGGATTATGGACTACAGCCTCCTGCTTGGTATCCATGATGTGGAGAGGGCTGAGAGGGAGGAGAAGGAACTGGAGTTGGAGTTGTCTGATGGCGAAGAAGAGCAAGATGAAAGCAGCCAATCTGTGGTTCCAGGCTCCACCTCACCTGAAGGCATAGCTGGCTACATGAACTCCTTCAAGCCCATGGGCCCTGGGGAGTTCGACCCTTACGTGGATGTGTACGCTATCGAGAGCGCTTTAG TACGACACCAAGAAGAAAGCGGCTCATGCTGCCAAGGCTGTCAAACGCGGG GCAGGAGCAGAAATCTCGACAGTTCATCCAGAGCAGTATGCCACGCGTTTCAGGGAGTTCATCGCTAA
- the LOC133408587 gene encoding phosphatidylinositol 5-phosphate 4-kinase type-2 gamma-like isoform X3, whose amino-acid sequence MSSPSAARVPHKRKTKMKHFVQQKVEVFRAGEPVSSVLMWGVNHSINDLSQVPVPVMLLPDDFRASTKVKVNHHLFNKENLPGQFKFKEYCPQVFRNLRERFGIEDQDYQVSLARSPPLKDGEGTCEGLLLASYDRTLVVKEISSEEVAEMHNILSEYHQHVVTCHGSTLLPQFLAMYRVTVESEDTYMLVMRNMFSHRLQVHRKYDLKGSLVSREATFKEKVKELPTYKDIDFMNNLQKIYVCDQEKENVTDKLNRDLEFLVRMRIMDYSLLLGIHDVERAEREEKELELELSDGEEEQDESSQSVVPGSTSPEGIAGYMNSFKPMGPGEFDPYVDVYAIESALGSYMEIKSNHQRLQR is encoded by the exons ATGTCCTCTCCGAGCGCAGCACGCGTCCCACACAAGAGGAAGACCAAGATGAAGCACTTCGTGCAGCAGAAAGTGGAGGTGTTCCGCGCCGGGGAGCCCGTGTCGAGTGTGCTCATGTGGGGAGTCAATCACTCG ATCAACGACCTGAGCCAGGTGCCCGTGCCTGTCATGTTGCTTCCAGATGACTTCCGAGCCAGTACCAAGGTCAAAGTCAACCACCACCTCTTCAACAA AGAGAATCTCCCAGGACAATTTAAATTCAAAGAGTATTGTCCGCAAGTCTTCAGGAACCTACGTGAGCGCTTTGGCATTGAGGACCAGGATTACCAg GTGTCTCTGGCTCGCAGTCCGCCGCTCAAAGACGGAGAGGGAACATGTGAGGGCCTGCTGCTTGCGTCATATGACCGCACTTTGGTGGTCAAAGAAATCTCCAGTgaggaggtggcggaaatgcaCAACATCCTTTCTGAGTATCACCAG CATGTTGTCACCTGTCACGGTTCTACACTGCTCCCTCAGTTCCTGGCCATGTACAGAGTCACAGTGGAGAGTGAGGACACCTACATGTTGGTCATGAGGAACATGTTCAGTCACAGACTACAAGTACACAGGAAGTATGACCTCAAG GGCTCCCTGGTGTCTCGAGAAGCAACTTTTAAAGAGAAG GTCAAGGAGCTTCCCACCTATAAGGACATAGACTTCATGAACAACCTGCAAAAGATTTACGTGTGTGACCAGGAGAAGGAGAACGTCACGGACAAACTTAACAGAGATCTTGAG TTCCTGGTGCGTATGAGGATTATGGACTACAGCCTCCTGCTTGGTATCCATGATGTGGAGAGGGCTGAGAGGGAGGAGAAGGAACTGGAGTTGGAGTTGTCTGATGGCGAAGAAGAGCAAGATGAAAGCAGCCAATCTGTGGTTCCAGGCTCCACCTCACCTGAAGGCATAGCTGGCTACATGAACTCCTTCAAGCCCATGGGCCCTGGGGAGTTCGACCCTTACGTGGATGTGTACGCTATCGAGAGCGCTTTAG GCTCATATATGGAGATCAAAAGCAATCACCAAAGGCTGCAGCGTTGA
- the LOC133409009 gene encoding insulin-like growth factor-binding protein 6, which translates to MLLCVNVLGLLFLQPLLSSQRPLTTPSRGCPGCKGKPSQMHMPGDLNVTALTIGEPCGVYTLSCASGLRCAPVPNDPRPLHTLLEGRGVCSNVSVISWTEKSQTADPAPTENPEEAPCRKLLTTLIRGLDSHLFKSHHDIYMPNCDKRGFFRKKQCWSSRGKQRGRCWCVDESGMPVTSHKHKGLTC; encoded by the exons ATGCTTCTGTGCGTGAATGTGCTGGGGCTGCTTTTCCTGCAGCCACTTCTTTCGAGCCAAAGGCCACTAACTACACCGTCCAGAGGATGTCCCGGCTGCAAAGGAAAGCCTTCCCAAATGCACATGCCGGGAGATTTAAATGTCACCGCTCTTACCATTGGAGAACCATGTGGGGTCTACACACTGAGCTGTGCCAGCGGTCTGCGTTGTGCACCCGTGCCAAATGACCCGCGGCCCCTCCACACCCTGCTGGAGGGCAGGGGCGTCTGCAGCAATGTTAGCGTCATCAGTTGGACGGAAAAGAGCCAGACAGCAG ATCCCGCACCTACCGAGAATCCGGAGGAG GCCCCTTGTCGAAAGCTGCTAACCACACTAATCAGAGGCCTTGATAGCCATTTATTCAAGTCCCATCATGATATCTACATGCCCAACTGTGATAAACGTGGCTTCTTTAGAAAGAAGCAG TGTTGGTCCTCTCGGGGTAAACAACGCGGTCGGTGCTGGTGTGTGGATGAGAGCGGCATGCCAGTGACGTCACATAAACACAAAGGCTTGACTTGTTGA